The Fusobacterium pseudoperiodonticum DNA window GTATTTTTTCTTTAATTTTGCAACTTCATCTAGCCATTTAGTATGAGAAAGTTTAGGAATTTTACGATTTAATTCAGCTAAAACATTCTTTACATCTCCAACTATAGGAACATCTATAAGTTTGTTTTTTCCAATTTCAGCGGGATCTATATCTATATGAATAATATTTGCATTAGGTAGAAATTTTAGTGGATTTCCTGTAACTCTATCATCAAATCTCATACCTGCAGCAATAACTAAATCTGCCTCATTTGCAGCATAGTTAGCATAAGTTGTACCATGCATACCTATCATTCCAAGAGCTAATTCATGATTTCCAGGGAAAGAACCAAGCCCCAATAGTGTCATGGCTACAGGGATATTTGTCTTATCAACAAATTCTTTTAGTTCATCATAAGCATGTCCTTTTAAAATTCCTGCTCCTGCAATTATTAAAGGTTTTTTAGAATCTTTTATCATTTTTATGGCAGTTTTTATTTGTCCCTTATGTCCTTCATATACAGGGTTATATCCTTCAAGTTCAAATTCTTGTTCATATAGTTTTTTGAATTCATCATAAGGAATTTCTTCTAACTGTATATCTCTTGGTATATCTACAAGGACAGGTCCAGGTCTTCCTGTACTAGCAATATAGTAAGCTTCTTTTAAAATTCTAGGAAGTTCTCTGATATCTTGTACCAAATAGTTATTTTTTGTTATAGGTACAGTGATACCAACTATATCAGATTCTTGGAAGGCATCTTTTCCTAATAAAGTACTTGTAACTTGACCTGTTATAGCAAGTAAAGGAATAGAATCCATATGAGCAGTCATAATTCCTGTTACTAAGTTTGTTGCTCCTGGTCCTGAAGTTGCAAGACATACTCCTACTTTACCTGTAGATCTTGCATATCCATCTGCTTCATGAACAGCTCCTTGTTCATGTCTTGCGAAATAGTGTTTGATATCTTTAAAAGAATATAGTTCATCAT harbors:
- the ilvB gene encoding biosynthetic-type acetolactate synthase large subunit produces the protein MANEMIKGARILLECLSRLGIKEIFGYPGGAVIPIYDELYSFKDIKHYFARHEQGAVHEADGYARSTGKVGVCLATSGPGATNLVTGIMTAHMDSIPLLAITGQVTSTLLGKDAFQESDIVGITVPITKNNYLVQDIRELPRILKEAYYIASTGRPGPVLVDIPRDIQLEEIPYDEFKKLYEQEFELEGYNPVYEGHKGQIKTAIKMIKDSKKPLIIAGAGILKGHAYDELKEFVDKTNIPVAMTLLGLGSFPGNHELALGMIGMHGTTYANYAANEADLVIAAGMRFDDRVTGNPLKFLPNANIIHIDIDPAEIGKNKLIDVPIVGDVKNVLAELNRKIPKLSHTKWLDEVAKLKKKYSLTFRKTEEDILIPQEILFEINKLTKGEVIVATDVGQHQMWSAQYLTFNNPHTILTSGGAGTMGFGLPAAIGAQIANPNKKVIAIVGDGGFQMTFQELMMIKEYKLPVKIFIINNSYLGMVRQWQELFHEKRYSSVNLSYNPDFIKIGEAYGIKSIQLKTKKDLKKHLKKILESDEAVLVECIVEKEENVYPMIPAGKDVSQLVGKRGVLEDE